A window of the Nitrospiria bacterium genome harbors these coding sequences:
- a CDS encoding mechanosensitive ion channel domain-containing protein has translation MVIYIIVADILEPPIATLVALTASAGIAVGIASQDILKNIFGGIMILFDRPFQVGDKIQIGKYYGEVISIGLRTVRIITPDDSLVSIPNSEIVNQSVSNANSGESHCQVVAEFYLPAHIDLLKAKKIAFKAAAVSRYIYSNKPISIIHINEIHEGKSLLKMRLKAYVLDIRYEFLFATEMTETVIREFLKHHLMIPEDIGPNPVR, from the coding sequence ATCGTCATCTATATTATCGTTGCAGACATATTAGAGCCCCCCATCGCCACACTGGTTGCACTAACCGCTTCCGCGGGAATTGCGGTCGGTATTGCATCGCAGGATATATTAAAGAACATTTTTGGGGGAATCATGATTTTATTTGACCGGCCTTTTCAAGTGGGAGATAAAATTCAAATCGGAAAATACTATGGGGAGGTCATCAGTATTGGGTTAAGAACCGTGCGGATCATTACACCCGATGATTCCCTGGTTTCAATTCCAAACAGTGAAATTGTTAACCAATCCGTGTCTAACGCAAATTCCGGAGAATCCCATTGTCAGGTGGTGGCGGAGTTTTACCTACCGGCTCATATTGATTTATTGAAGGCAAAAAAAATTGCCTTTAAAGCCGCGGCTGTTTCTCGGTACATTTATTCAAATAAACCGATTTCCATTATTCATATAAATGAAATTCACGAAGGAAAATCCCTGTTGAAAATGCGTTTAAAGGCCTATGTGTTGGATATCCGGTATGAATTTCTTTTTGCAACTGAAATGACGGAAACCGTCATCCGGGAATTTTTAAAACATCATTTGATGATTCCCGAAGACATAGGGCCGAACCCGGTTCGCTAG
- a CDS encoding mechanosensitive ion channel family protein: MQEWWSVFGEAFNIERFMSLVRAGIIVGVGLILARLAANGILRVISKYTNPQQAMLIRRISHHLIVGLVLISALKELGFQLNVLLGAAGILTLALGFASQTSASNLISGLFLIGERPFAVGDYVRMGETTGEILSVDLLSIKMRTFDNLFVRVPNETAIKSEITNLTYFPIRRFDLMIGVAYKEDIQKVREVLLEVANQNPLCLEEPKPLFLFLGFGDSSLNIQFSVWAKRENFIELRNRIQEGIKQAFDSSGIEIPFPHRTIYTGSITEPFPVRVVDPKNLSEKK; the protein is encoded by the coding sequence ATGCAAGAGTGGTGGTCAGTTTTTGGAGAAGCTTTCAATATTGAGCGGTTCATGTCGTTAGTTCGGGCAGGTATCATTGTCGGTGTGGGCCTTATTTTGGCAAGACTGGCCGCAAATGGAATCCTTCGGGTTATATCCAAATACACCAATCCCCAGCAGGCGATGCTGATTCGTCGAATCAGCCACCATCTCATTGTGGGGTTGGTTTTAATTTCAGCACTTAAAGAATTGGGTTTTCAACTCAATGTTTTGCTCGGTGCCGCGGGGATTTTAACCCTTGCATTGGGATTTGCCTCCCAGACCTCTGCCTCTAACCTGATCAGCGGCCTTTTTTTAATCGGCGAACGGCCTTTTGCAGTGGGTGACTATGTCCGTATGGGGGAAACCACAGGGGAAATCCTTTCGGTGGATTTGTTATCCATCAAAATGAGGACGTTTGATAACCTTTTTGTGCGGGTTCCCAATGAAACCGCTATTAAATCAGAAATTACCAACCTGACCTATTTCCCAATCCGGAGATTTGATTTGATGATCGGGGTTGCTTATAAAGAGGATATTCAGAAGGTCCGCGAGGTTTTATTGGAGGTGGCCAACCAAAATCCTCTGTGTTTGGAGGAACCCAAACCCCTTTTTCTGTTTCTAGGGTTTGGAGATTCTTCCCTGAATATTCAATTCTCGGTTTGGGCCAAACGGGAGAATTTTATTGAATTGAGAAATCGTATTCAGGAAGGGATTAAACAAGCATTTGATTCATCGGGTATTGAAATTCCCTTTCCCCATCGGACAATTTACACGGGCAGTATCACCGAACCCTTTCCCGTACGAGTCGTAGATCCGAAAAATCTCAGTGAAAAAAAGTAG